From Nocardioides daedukensis, the proteins below share one genomic window:
- a CDS encoding thiolase family protein has translation MSVWITGAGTSHFGKQPDLSVAELAWQAIGEALDDEGADSTHPFDAVFVGSVFGEPGVAMRVLQGFAITGVPIVTVENACASGTSALHEAAVALQSGRYQRVLVLGVEQMTPLFKGPIIPQQSDTEGRTGLAMPSMYAMEASRWLHEGRTTLEQLAAVSVKNHRHAMHNSRAQYRGEYTIEQVLASPMISDPITLLQCSPISDGAAAVVLSSTRTSARDVELLATAQRSGGPWDHRSTDVWGYRLIHDTARAAYDVAGLGPEDVDVAEVHDAFTIGELTTTEALGLVPQGQAGAKAASGATALGGDLPINPSGGLLSRGHPLGATGVAQVVEIVWQLRGDAGQRQVDGARVGLVETMGGGVSGVDGNACVVALMKFDNAKGN, from the coding sequence ATGAGCGTGTGGATCACTGGTGCAGGCACCTCGCACTTCGGCAAGCAGCCAGACCTGTCCGTGGCCGAGCTGGCGTGGCAGGCGATCGGCGAGGCCCTCGATGATGAAGGCGCTGACTCGACGCATCCGTTCGACGCGGTCTTCGTGGGCAGCGTCTTCGGTGAGCCCGGCGTGGCCATGCGCGTGTTGCAGGGCTTCGCGATCACCGGTGTCCCCATCGTGACGGTCGAGAATGCCTGCGCCAGCGGCACCTCCGCCCTGCACGAGGCTGCTGTCGCCCTGCAGAGCGGTCGCTACCAACGCGTCCTCGTGCTCGGCGTGGAGCAGATGACGCCCTTGTTCAAGGGGCCGATCATCCCCCAGCAGTCGGACACGGAGGGCCGCACCGGACTGGCCATGCCGAGCATGTATGCGATGGAGGCCAGCAGGTGGCTCCACGAGGGACGCACCACGCTCGAGCAGCTCGCGGCGGTCTCGGTGAAGAACCACCGCCACGCCATGCACAACTCGCGAGCGCAATATCGAGGCGAGTACACCATCGAGCAGGTGCTTGCCTCGCCGATGATCTCCGACCCGATCACCCTGCTGCAGTGCAGCCCCATCTCCGACGGCGCGGCCGCAGTGGTCCTCTCCAGCACGCGCACCTCGGCACGCGACGTGGAGCTGCTGGCCACGGCGCAGCGCTCCGGCGGACCGTGGGACCACCGCAGCACCGACGTGTGGGGCTACCGGCTGATCCACGACACCGCCCGAGCGGCGTACGACGTTGCCGGGCTCGGACCCGAGGACGTCGATGTCGCCGAGGTGCACGACGCGTTCACGATCGGTGAGCTGACCACCACCGAGGCACTCGGGTTGGTCCCCCAGGGCCAGGCCGGCGCCAAGGCTGCCTCGGGAGCCACCGCGCTCGGCGGAGACCTTCCGATCAACCCGTCCGGCGGCCTGCTCTCCCGCGGTCATCCGCTCGGCGCCACCGGCGTCGCCCAAGTGGTGGAGATCGTCTGGCAGCTCCGCGGCGATGCCGGCCAACGCCAGGTCGACGGTGCCCGAGTTGGCCTCGTCGAGACGATGGGTGGCGGCGTGTCCGGAGTGGACGGCAACGCCTGCGTCGTGGCGCTGATGAAGTTCGACAACGCGAAGGGAAACTGA